Proteins from a single region of Phaeacidiphilus oryzae TH49:
- a CDS encoding MarR family winged helix-turn-helix transcriptional regulator, with the protein MDKKDSVPAEPPHPAEDVLGHVGYRLKQTHAALRGAMDRALRTHALTVPQYSCLEVLAARPGLSNAELARATFVTRQSMNVVLRTLQDDGLLTRPDTVATGRARPATLTDEGRRRLHAAQADVYAIEARMIQAIPDHRLTALLEDFDHMTQALQGDSAST; encoded by the coding sequence ATGGACAAGAAGGACAGCGTGCCAGCCGAACCGCCCCACCCGGCCGAAGACGTACTCGGCCATGTGGGCTACCGGCTCAAGCAGACCCACGCCGCTCTGCGTGGCGCGATGGACCGGGCGCTGCGCACCCACGCGCTGACCGTGCCGCAGTACTCCTGTCTGGAGGTACTCGCCGCGCGCCCCGGCCTGTCCAACGCCGAGCTCGCCCGTGCCACCTTCGTCACCCGCCAGTCCATGAACGTGGTCCTGCGCACCCTCCAGGACGACGGCCTGCTCACCCGCCCGGACACCGTCGCCACCGGACGCGCCCGCCCGGCCACCCTCACCGACGAGGGCCGACGCCGCCTGCACGCGGCCCAGGCCGATGTCTACGCCATCGAAGCCCGCATGATCCAGGCCATCCCCGACCACCGCCTGACCGCGCTCCTGGAAGACTTCGATCACATGACGCAGGCCCTGCAGGGCGACTCCGCGAGCACCTGA
- a CDS encoding NAD(P)H-binding protein, with translation MTVSEATILVFGATGSLGGHVLDGLVARGVAPGTITAVGRNRSRLKELASAGFGTAAVDLSDSAAAAALVAGHSDIVLISGRDPNRLAQHESVIAAAKQANVRHVYYTSGVRADDDRFEINRDHRATEHALVASGVTYTILRNTWYIENYLQALEGPRHSGVLAAATGDAVVAAAGRKDLAEALAVVLTTNGHDNVTYSLSGDTDFTYDDVAEAMSVVLERPVAYRPVTPGELRVILTSAGMNDELASFLVGLDETIAAGAFARVGDDLSRLIGRPTTGLVEGLTDLRS, from the coding sequence ATGACCGTGTCTGAAGCGACGATCCTCGTCTTCGGGGCCACCGGATCCCTCGGTGGTCACGTCCTGGACGGGCTCGTCGCCCGCGGAGTCGCTCCCGGAACGATCACTGCGGTCGGCAGGAATCGATCGCGGCTCAAGGAACTCGCCTCTGCCGGGTTCGGGACGGCTGCCGTCGATCTGTCGGATTCGGCAGCCGCCGCAGCACTGGTTGCTGGACACTCCGACATCGTGTTGATATCGGGCAGGGACCCGAATCGCCTTGCCCAGCACGAGTCGGTCATCGCCGCTGCGAAGCAGGCGAATGTCCGACACGTCTACTACACCAGCGGAGTCCGAGCCGACGACGACCGGTTCGAGATCAACCGGGACCACAGGGCGACAGAGCACGCTCTCGTCGCATCCGGCGTGACCTACACGATCCTGCGGAACACCTGGTACATCGAGAACTACCTCCAGGCACTGGAAGGCCCCCGCCACTCCGGCGTTCTTGCCGCGGCGACCGGTGACGCCGTCGTCGCGGCAGCCGGCCGGAAGGACCTGGCCGAGGCATTGGCCGTCGTTCTCACCACCAACGGGCACGACAACGTCACCTACAGCCTCTCGGGCGACACCGACTTCACCTACGACGATGTTGCCGAAGCGATGTCTGTCGTACTGGAGCGCCCTGTCGCCTACCGCCCTGTCACTCCAGGCGAGTTGCGGGTGATACTCACCAGTGCCGGCATGAACGACGAGCTGGCGAGCTTCCTCGTGGGCCTCGACGAGACCATCGCCGCCGGCGCATTCGCCCGCGTCGGCGACGATCTTTCCCGGCTCATCGGCCGACCAACGACCGGCCTGGTCGAGGGCTTGACGGATCTTCGCAGTTGA
- a CDS encoding aminoglycoside phosphotransferase family protein: MSTGHMHPGAHPIDDDLVRRLIAGQFPQWAGLAVERFPSGGTVNAMYRLGNDMVVRLPMVKGGANDVVLERTWLPRLALHLPTPIPEVLGNGQPAEGYPWPWSVYRWLKGKNPEAGSLSRPVLLAKDLALFVTAMRSITLPGAPQAHRGGPVASLDADTRAAIEELRGLPQEGIDCGAAAAVWEEALRAPGWDGPPVWLHADLMPGNLLVDGGRLTSVIDFGCLGIGDPACDLFPAWNLLPADAREIFREALGADDATWIRGRGRTLSQALIALPYYRRTNPAMARNARHVIRAVLDEG, translated from the coding sequence ATGAGCACAGGCCACATGCATCCCGGCGCACATCCCATCGACGACGATCTTGTGCGGCGGCTGATCGCCGGGCAGTTCCCTCAGTGGGCAGGGCTGGCGGTGGAGCGGTTTCCGTCCGGCGGGACGGTCAACGCTATGTACCGGCTGGGCAATGACATGGTCGTACGGCTTCCGATGGTGAAGGGCGGAGCCAACGACGTAGTACTGGAACGGACGTGGTTGCCCCGGCTCGCACTCCACCTGCCCACACCCATCCCCGAGGTGCTCGGGAATGGGCAGCCCGCCGAGGGGTATCCCTGGCCGTGGTCGGTGTACCGGTGGCTCAAGGGAAAGAATCCCGAGGCGGGGAGCCTGAGCCGACCTGTCCTGCTGGCCAAGGATCTGGCCCTTTTTGTGACAGCGATGCGGAGCATCACCCTGCCGGGTGCACCGCAGGCCCATCGCGGCGGACCGGTCGCCTCCCTCGATGCGGATACTCGGGCTGCGATCGAGGAGCTGCGTGGGCTCCCGCAGGAGGGTATCGACTGCGGCGCTGCCGCCGCCGTTTGGGAGGAGGCACTGCGGGCCCCGGGCTGGGACGGCCCGCCGGTGTGGCTGCATGCCGACCTCATGCCGGGCAACTTGCTGGTGGACGGGGGCAGGCTGACCTCGGTAATCGACTTCGGGTGCCTGGGCATAGGCGATCCGGCGTGCGATCTGTTCCCGGCGTGGAATCTGCTGCCGGCCGATGCGAGGGAGATCTTCCGCGAGGCGCTGGGCGCGGACGACGCGACCTGGATTCGAGGACGGGGACGGACGCTCTCGCAAGCGCTGATCGCGCTGCCGTACTACCGGAGGACGAATCCGGCGATGGCGCGCAATGCCCGGCACGTGATCCGGGCGGTGCTCGACGAAGGCTGA
- a CDS encoding SDR family oxidoreductase, with translation MPEVLVTGGSGYIGSWCVLALLANGHTVRTTVRDLRKEPAVRAMLRAGGASEDAPLTVLQADLQQDAGWREAVEGCDYVLHVASPTLTSLPRNDDEMVVPARDGVLRVLRAAREAGVKRVVLTSAFGAVGMGHPEKSRVFTEEDWSNVDAGIAPYQKSKTLAEKAAWEFVAEHGGIELAVVNPVGVFGPVLGSDYSPSLGLVQRMLDGDLPALPKFAMGYVDVRDVADLHLRAMVDPAAAGERFLAISGHSLWVREIAAILRHRLGDRAAKVPTRELPVWTARALARVSPGLRILRPQLGRNFDATSEKAQRMLGWSPRPIEDTIVDTAESLLALKGTAA, from the coding sequence ATGCCTGAAGTACTGGTCACGGGCGGCTCGGGATACATCGGCAGCTGGTGCGTCCTCGCACTGCTGGCGAACGGTCACACCGTACGCACCACCGTGCGCGATCTGAGGAAGGAGCCTGCGGTGCGGGCCATGCTGCGCGCCGGAGGTGCGTCCGAGGACGCGCCGCTGACCGTGTTGCAAGCGGACCTGCAGCAGGACGCCGGCTGGCGCGAAGCGGTCGAGGGCTGCGACTACGTGCTCCACGTCGCCTCGCCCACCCTGACCAGCCTGCCCCGCAACGACGACGAGATGGTCGTGCCCGCTCGGGACGGCGTGTTGCGCGTTCTGCGGGCCGCTCGCGAGGCCGGAGTCAAACGGGTTGTTCTGACCTCGGCGTTCGGGGCGGTCGGGATGGGACACCCCGAGAAGTCGCGGGTGTTCACCGAGGAGGACTGGAGCAACGTGGACGCCGGTATCGCGCCGTACCAGAAGTCCAAGACCCTCGCGGAGAAGGCGGCCTGGGAGTTCGTCGCCGAGCACGGCGGTATCGAACTGGCGGTGGTGAACCCCGTCGGCGTGTTCGGGCCGGTCCTCGGCTCCGACTACTCGCCGTCGCTGGGCCTGGTCCAGCGGATGCTGGACGGGGATCTCCCCGCCCTGCCGAAATTCGCGATGGGGTACGTGGACGTGCGCGACGTGGCCGACCTGCACCTGCGCGCCATGGTCGATCCGGCCGCGGCCGGAGAACGGTTCCTCGCGATCTCCGGGCACAGCCTGTGGGTCCGCGAGATCGCGGCGATCCTGCGCCACCGCCTAGGCGATCGCGCAGCCAAGGTACCCACCCGCGAGCTACCGGTATGGACGGCACGAGCGCTCGCGCGGGTCAGCCCGGGGCTGCGCATTCTGCGCCCGCAGCTGGGCAGAAACTTCGACGCCACCTCGGAGAAGGCGCAGCGGATGCTGGGCTGGTCCCCACGGCCGATCGAGGACACCATCGTCGACACGGCCGAGAGCCTGCTGGCGCTGAAGGGCACGGCCGCCTGA
- a CDS encoding TetR/AcrR family transcriptional regulator, producing MTDETPSTYGTQRKAAARNRVAIIEAAHELFADNPLVPLSEVAKRAGVGAGTLYRHFPTRDDLILAAYEHDIERLTITADEVLARHTSAKAAFVEWFETLSAYIRIKHGLGDALHSAAAQDVISASWAPTTAAVAKLVDACVAEGTIAPGHDPADIIMLMSFLWRVANNDDGVAQGRRLIAAVFSGLKDAPQPM from the coding sequence ATGACCGACGAGACCCCGAGCACCTACGGCACCCAGCGCAAGGCCGCCGCGCGCAACCGGGTCGCGATCATCGAGGCCGCCCACGAGCTGTTCGCGGACAACCCGCTCGTGCCGCTGAGCGAGGTCGCCAAGCGCGCCGGCGTGGGCGCCGGCACGCTCTACCGCCACTTCCCCACGCGTGACGACCTGATCCTGGCCGCCTACGAGCACGACATCGAGCGGCTGACCATCACCGCCGACGAGGTGCTCGCCCGGCACACGTCGGCCAAGGCCGCGTTCGTGGAGTGGTTCGAGACGTTGTCGGCCTACATACGGATCAAGCACGGACTCGGCGACGCGCTGCACAGCGCCGCGGCGCAGGACGTGATCAGCGCCTCGTGGGCGCCGACCACGGCCGCGGTGGCGAAACTGGTCGACGCCTGCGTGGCCGAAGGCACCATCGCGCCCGGACACGACCCCGCCGACATCATCATGCTGATGAGCTTCCTGTGGCGCGTCGCGAACAACGACGACGGCGTGGCGCAGGGACGGCGGTTGATCGCGGCCGTGTTCTCCGGGCTGAAGGACGCGCCCCAGCCGATGTGA
- a CDS encoding DUF998 domain-containing protein, translating into MRSIIRSGAAAGLGAVLIFVGPLVSWTAELVTAVAWQHPHYSPFYNWVSHLGLTGPSQVAFGQVGNSPLGAVMDIGWVLYGSLLIVGALLTFDLRQGARPIAIVVLATVSGIGVSLVGIFQGSNADVANGLIAFHEFGAQGVMLAGNAMAIVVGAGGARIGLGRGRRIASIVLGIAGLVAFPVFMADVLTGWAWNIGMFERAVIYPIMVGHVLLGSGLMAGRQTSTSPRRPVAVG; encoded by the coding sequence GTGAGGTCGATCATCCGTTCCGGTGCGGCCGCCGGACTCGGAGCGGTCCTGATATTCGTCGGCCCGCTGGTGTCGTGGACTGCCGAACTCGTCACGGCGGTGGCCTGGCAGCACCCGCACTACTCGCCGTTCTACAACTGGGTCAGCCACCTCGGCTTGACCGGCCCGAGCCAGGTCGCGTTCGGGCAGGTGGGAAACTCCCCGCTCGGCGCGGTCATGGACATCGGCTGGGTGCTCTACGGCAGCCTGCTGATCGTCGGCGCGCTGCTGACCTTCGATCTCCGCCAGGGCGCGCGGCCGATCGCGATCGTCGTGCTGGCGACCGTGTCCGGCATCGGCGTGTCCCTCGTGGGAATCTTCCAGGGCTCCAACGCGGACGTCGCGAACGGCCTGATCGCGTTCCACGAGTTCGGCGCTCAGGGCGTGATGCTCGCCGGCAACGCCATGGCCATCGTCGTCGGCGCAGGTGGCGCCCGAATCGGTCTCGGGCGCGGCCGCCGGATCGCGAGCATCGTGCTGGGCATCGCCGGCCTGGTCGCGTTCCCGGTGTTCATGGCCGACGTGCTCACCGGCTGGGCCTGGAACATCGGGATGTTCGAACGCGCCGTGATCTACCCGATCATGGTCGGCCACGTTCTGCTCGGCAGCGGCCTGATGGCCGGTCGGCAGACGTCGACGTCACCCCGCCGGCCGGTCGCCGTCGGCTGA
- a CDS encoding aldo/keto reductase: MRYVKLGTTGLDVSPIAIGAMTYGEPDRGHPVWSLGEAEARPLIKHALEVGINFFDTANMYSNGSSEEILGRALRDFADRDAVVIATKLRHPMRPGPNGRGLSRKAIMTEVEHSLRRLGTDYIDLYQVHRNDHATPLEETLEALSDLVKAGKVRYLGASSMPAWEFAKALHLQRRHGWARFVSMQNHYNLLAREEEREMIPLCLDEGVGTIIWSPLARGRLARAWDDAKSTARAATDGAFADILYSPTEEASNRAIIDAVGQVADAHGVSRAQIALAWLHRQPVVAAPLVGAGSIEQIDDAIASLHIELTDEQVRALIAPYTPRYDWQGVSDEAELDAIRARVPGMALK; this comes from the coding sequence GTGCGCTACGTGAAGCTCGGCACCACCGGCCTGGACGTCTCGCCCATCGCGATCGGTGCGATGACCTACGGCGAACCCGACCGCGGTCACCCCGTCTGGTCCCTCGGCGAAGCCGAGGCGCGTCCGCTGATCAAGCACGCCCTCGAGGTCGGCATCAACTTCTTCGACACCGCGAACATGTACTCCAACGGCTCCAGCGAGGAGATCCTCGGCCGCGCGCTGAGGGACTTCGCCGACCGCGACGCCGTGGTGATCGCCACCAAGCTGCGGCACCCGATGCGTCCCGGCCCCAACGGCCGGGGCCTGTCCCGCAAGGCGATCATGACCGAGGTGGAGCACTCGCTGCGCCGGCTGGGCACCGACTACATCGACCTGTACCAGGTGCACCGCAACGACCACGCGACTCCGCTGGAGGAGACCCTCGAAGCCCTCAGCGACCTGGTCAAGGCGGGCAAGGTGCGCTACCTCGGCGCCTCGTCGATGCCGGCGTGGGAGTTCGCCAAGGCCCTGCACCTGCAACGCCGGCACGGCTGGGCGCGGTTCGTGTCCATGCAGAACCACTACAACCTGCTCGCCCGCGAGGAAGAACGCGAGATGATCCCGCTGTGCCTGGACGAGGGCGTGGGCACGATCATCTGGAGCCCGCTGGCCCGCGGTCGCCTGGCCCGCGCCTGGGACGACGCGAAGTCCACCGCCCGGGCCGCGACCGACGGCGCATTCGCCGACATCCTCTACTCACCCACCGAAGAGGCGTCCAACCGCGCCATCATCGACGCGGTCGGGCAGGTCGCCGACGCGCACGGCGTCAGCCGCGCCCAGATCGCTCTGGCCTGGCTGCATCGCCAACCGGTGGTCGCCGCCCCGCTGGTCGGCGCCGGGTCGATCGAGCAGATCGATGACGCGATCGCCTCCTTGCACATCGAGCTCACCGACGAGCAGGTGCGCGCGCTGATCGCACCGTACACGCCGCGATATGACTGGCAGGGTGTCTCCGACGAGGCCGAACTGGACGCGATCCGCGCCCGTGTGCCGGGAATGGCACTGAAGTGA
- a CDS encoding MFS transporter has product MSLTERSSTPGAGAVPYDPRTMRRALLAGSIGTLIEYFDFSVYGYLAVTIAPQFFPGSDPTASVLAALAVFATGLVVRPIGGVFFGWIGDRWGRRKALVSSVLCMGVASSLTGLLPTYGQIGVAAAILLFVTRVAQGISSGGESVGAYTYIYESAPPERRAFLGSVTPIASNFGFVLAAASAGAISAFTTGGQMAAWGWRLPFLAAVPLTVLCLWARMRIEDTPEFKVAAERADIPAAPIREVLATHRRALLQSVGLSMAQGGAVFLGLTYIGIHLTTDLGYGTTAVFWLTAGVTLVTVLLMAPAGRLAARFGCRRVLLVGLCGFLVTAYPAMLLMGLHSLALTAVAYLLFMLSSAVVQVPAASLWPHLFERRVRYTGMALGYNVGTVLAGGTAPYIATWLVQHTGNELSPAFFVMVVCVIGIGALLTVRKDL; this is encoded by the coding sequence ATGAGTTTGACGGAGCGGTCGAGCACTCCCGGGGCGGGGGCGGTGCCGTACGATCCGCGCACCATGCGCCGGGCGCTGCTCGCGGGCAGCATCGGCACCCTGATCGAGTACTTCGACTTCAGTGTCTACGGATATCTGGCGGTGACGATCGCCCCGCAGTTCTTCCCCGGCAGCGATCCGACGGCCTCGGTGCTGGCCGCGCTGGCGGTCTTCGCCACCGGCCTGGTGGTCCGGCCGATCGGCGGCGTCTTCTTCGGGTGGATCGGCGACCGGTGGGGCCGGCGGAAGGCCCTGGTCTCCTCGGTGTTGTGCATGGGGGTGGCCAGCAGCCTCACCGGACTGCTGCCCACCTACGGCCAGATCGGTGTGGCGGCGGCGATCCTGCTCTTCGTGACAAGAGTGGCCCAGGGGATCTCCTCGGGGGGCGAGTCGGTCGGTGCCTACACCTACATCTACGAGTCGGCCCCGCCCGAGCGCAGAGCGTTCCTCGGCTCGGTCACGCCCATCGCCTCCAACTTCGGCTTCGTGCTCGCCGCCGCCTCGGCCGGCGCCATCTCGGCCTTCACCACCGGCGGGCAGATGGCCGCCTGGGGCTGGCGGCTGCCGTTCCTGGCCGCCGTACCGCTCACCGTGCTCTGCCTGTGGGCCAGGATGCGGATCGAGGACACACCGGAGTTCAAGGTGGCGGCCGAGCGGGCCGACATCCCCGCTGCCCCGATCCGGGAGGTGCTGGCCACTCACCGGAGGGCGCTGCTGCAGTCCGTGGGGTTGTCGATGGCGCAGGGTGGCGCGGTCTTCCTCGGCCTCACCTACATCGGGATCCACCTGACCACCGATCTGGGCTACGGGACCACAGCGGTGTTCTGGCTGACGGCGGGCGTCACGCTGGTCACTGTGCTGCTGATGGCACCGGCCGGCCGGCTGGCCGCGAGGTTCGGCTGTCGGAGGGTGCTGCTGGTCGGACTGTGCGGATTCCTGGTGACCGCGTACCCGGCGATGCTGCTGATGGGTCTGCACAGTCTCGCTCTGACCGCGGTGGCCTATCTGCTCTTCATGCTGAGCAGTGCCGTCGTGCAGGTCCCGGCGGCCAGCCTGTGGCCGCACCTCTTCGAGCGTCGGGTCCGCTACACCGGCATGGCGCTCGGCTACAACGTCGGCACGGTGCTGGCCGGCGGCACCGCTCCGTACATCGCGACCTGGCTGGTGCAGCACACGGGGAACGAGCTCTCGCCGGCGTTCTTCGTGATGGTGGTCTGTGTGATAGGGATCGGGGCGCTGCTGACCGTGCGCAAGGATCTCTAG
- a CDS encoding VOC family protein, which produces MSAGIDGPDFVALQVRDVEAAAEFFEKHLGLTRNSASPPGAVVFDTKPCPFAVRPPLPGTDLDTGRPGLGVALWFSTPDAQVLHDQLSAAGIAILTPVTASPFGPMFSFTGPEGYVLTAHGG; this is translated from the coding sequence ATGTCTGCCGGCATCGACGGGCCCGACTTCGTGGCCCTGCAGGTCCGTGACGTAGAAGCCGCCGCCGAGTTCTTCGAGAAGCACCTCGGCCTCACCCGTAACTCCGCCTCGCCTCCCGGCGCGGTCGTCTTCGACACCAAGCCCTGCCCGTTCGCGGTGCGCCCGCCGCTGCCGGGCACCGACCTGGACACCGGCCGCCCCGGCCTCGGCGTCGCCCTGTGGTTCTCCACCCCCGACGCCCAGGTCCTGCACGACCAGCTCTCCGCAGCCGGGATCGCCATCCTCACCCCTGTCACCGCCAGCCCGTTCGGCCCGATGTTCTCCTTCACCGGCCCCGAGGGCTACGTCCTGACCGCCCACGGAGGCTGA
- a CDS encoding DNA-3-methyladenine glycosylase family protein: MPTASFTPRGPFSLAASIRYLEGFTPASYDHAGDDVLRMAFPADDAHHVIGCALRQKAAAGRPAAVHAEFTLHSDDSPAPTAATAAQDAARAQIARILSLDVDGTGFPALAEHDRVVASLQADYPGLRPVCFYSPYEAAAWTVIGNRIRRTQAAAIKARIARDHGQAIDVAGQNVSAFPTPAVLRTLEHIPGLTEIKIERLHAIAEAAPEGRLDAAALRAQEPEQALQDLQQLPGIGPFSAELILIRGAGHPDVFPTAEPRVHRAMATEYRLGDEAADDHGRLAGIAEDWCPYRSWVALLLRVRAQDQVTEHHGRSSHREHHGEQPHSA; encoded by the coding sequence GTGCCGACCGCCTCCTTCACCCCCCGAGGGCCGTTCTCGCTGGCCGCGTCCATCCGGTATCTGGAGGGCTTCACCCCGGCCTCCTACGACCACGCGGGCGACGACGTGCTCCGCATGGCCTTCCCCGCCGACGACGCCCACCACGTCATCGGCTGCGCCCTGCGCCAGAAGGCGGCGGCCGGCCGACCCGCGGCAGTCCACGCGGAGTTCACCCTCCACTCCGATGACAGCCCGGCGCCCACCGCGGCCACCGCGGCCCAGGACGCTGCGCGGGCCCAGATCGCGCGCATCCTGTCCCTGGACGTCGACGGCACCGGCTTCCCGGCCCTCGCCGAACACGACCGTGTCGTGGCGAGCCTGCAGGCGGACTACCCCGGCCTGAGGCCCGTCTGCTTCTACTCGCCCTACGAAGCTGCTGCCTGGACCGTCATCGGCAACCGCATCCGCAGGACCCAGGCCGCCGCCATCAAGGCGCGCATCGCTCGCGACCACGGCCAGGCGATCGACGTCGCGGGCCAGAACGTCAGCGCGTTCCCGACCCCGGCCGTGCTGCGAACCCTGGAGCACATACCGGGGCTGACCGAGATCAAGATCGAACGCCTGCACGCGATCGCCGAAGCCGCGCCGGAGGGACGCCTGGACGCCGCCGCACTGCGCGCACAGGAACCCGAGCAAGCCCTCCAGGACCTGCAACAACTGCCGGGCATCGGTCCCTTCTCCGCCGAACTCATCCTCATCCGCGGCGCCGGACACCCCGACGTCTTCCCCACGGCGGAACCCCGCGTGCACCGCGCCATGGCCACCGAGTACCGCCTCGGCGACGAGGCCGCCGACGATCACGGCAGGCTCGCTGGGATCGCCGAGGACTGGTGCCCGTACCGCAGTTGGGTCGCGCTCCTCCTCCGCGTCCGCGCACAGGACCAAGTCACGGAGCATCACGGCCGCTCCTCGCATCGCGAACACCACGGAGAGCAGCCTCACTCCGCGTAG
- a CDS encoding SDR family oxidoreductase has translation MRFDGRVALVSGGANGMGASHARGLAAEGARVVVGDIADADGRALAADLPDALYQHLDVTSEESWQAAIGAAEEAFGPVDVLVNNAGIFHPGGVEDQAPEQFRRMLDVNLMGSFLGMHAVLPGMRGRGRGSVVNISSAAGMTGFAGGIGYGAGKWGVRGMTKAAALDMAGTGVRVNSVHPGVIRTSMGRSVSAELFAHQPVPRIGEPEEVTRMVLFLASDDASYTTGGEFLIDGGQTIGHGRAG, from the coding sequence ATGCGTTTCGACGGAAGAGTCGCGCTCGTCTCCGGCGGAGCCAACGGCATGGGCGCCTCCCATGCGCGCGGGCTGGCGGCCGAGGGCGCCCGCGTGGTCGTCGGCGATATCGCCGATGCGGACGGGAGGGCCCTGGCCGCCGACCTCCCCGACGCGCTCTACCAGCACCTAGACGTGACCAGCGAAGAGTCCTGGCAGGCGGCGATCGGCGCGGCCGAGGAGGCCTTCGGGCCGGTCGACGTCCTGGTGAACAACGCGGGGATCTTCCACCCCGGCGGTGTCGAGGACCAGGCCCCGGAGCAGTTCCGGCGGATGCTGGACGTCAATCTGATGGGCTCCTTCCTCGGCATGCACGCCGTCCTGCCGGGCATGCGCGGGCGCGGGCGCGGATCCGTGGTCAACATCTCCTCGGCCGCCGGCATGACCGGCTTCGCCGGGGGCATCGGCTACGGCGCCGGCAAGTGGGGCGTACGCGGAATGACCAAGGCCGCAGCCCTGGACATGGCCGGGACCGGGGTACGCGTCAACTCGGTGCACCCCGGCGTGATCCGTACCAGCATGGGCCGGAGCGTCTCGGCCGAGCTCTTCGCCCATCAGCCGGTGCCTCGGATCGGCGAGCCGGAGGAGGTCACCCGCATGGTGCTCTTCCTGGCGAGCGACGACGCCTCGTACACCACCGGCGGCGAGTTCCTGATCGACGGCGGCCAGACCATCGGCCACGGCCGCGCGGGCTGA
- a CDS encoding NAD(P)-dependent alcohol dehydrogenase, with the protein MRALRLLEWGRRPELTEVERPVPKGTEVLVRVEAAGLCRSDLHVADSAPGDLPYRTPFTLGHEVAGRITELGPDAAPGGAAVAGERVVLYGPWGCAECERCAAGRDNYCDRRNTLDWHGVGLGRDGGMAEYVLVPSTRYLVPIGGLPASQAAPLSDAGLTSYHAVAGLSRSLREGGGSVLVIGVGGLGHLAVQVLSATTPCRVLAVDVREAALALAQRSGADFATLIRPDTADELRARAGHARALDAVLDFAGTEETVELATRVLRPGGELALVGSGGGQLTVRKPGFLPPGFRLSLPFWGSRAELAEVVALARSGAIRVETEEFPLSAAAEAFGRLRAGRGRGRAVLVPDDAAS; encoded by the coding sequence ATGAGGGCGCTGCGACTGCTGGAGTGGGGCAGGCGACCGGAACTCACCGAAGTGGAACGACCGGTACCGAAGGGCACCGAGGTGCTGGTGCGCGTGGAGGCTGCCGGCCTCTGCCGTTCCGACCTCCATGTGGCGGACAGCGCACCGGGGGACCTCCCCTACCGAACGCCGTTCACCCTCGGGCACGAGGTCGCCGGACGCATCACCGAACTCGGCCCCGACGCCGCCCCGGGCGGCGCTGCCGTCGCCGGCGAACGGGTGGTGCTCTACGGCCCGTGGGGCTGCGCCGAATGCGAGCGCTGCGCGGCCGGCCGGGACAACTACTGCGATCGCCGGAACACCCTCGACTGGCACGGAGTCGGGCTCGGCCGGGACGGAGGGATGGCCGAGTACGTCCTCGTCCCCTCCACCCGCTACCTGGTCCCGATCGGCGGACTGCCGGCCAGCCAGGCGGCACCGCTCTCGGACGCCGGGCTGACCTCCTACCACGCTGTGGCCGGGCTGAGCCGATCGCTCAGGGAAGGCGGCGGCAGCGTCCTGGTGATCGGCGTCGGCGGTCTCGGCCACCTGGCCGTCCAGGTCCTCAGCGCGACCACCCCGTGCCGGGTGCTGGCGGTCGACGTTCGGGAGGCGGCGCTCGCCCTCGCCCAGCGCTCTGGCGCGGACTTCGCCACCTTGATCCGACCGGACACCGCCGATGAGCTCCGGGCGCGCGCCGGCCACGCCCGCGCCCTGGACGCGGTGCTCGACTTCGCCGGCACCGAAGAGACGGTGGAACTGGCGACCCGGGTCCTGCGGCCCGGCGGCGAACTGGCACTCGTCGGCAGCGGCGGCGGGCAGCTGACGGTCCGGAAGCCCGGCTTCCTCCCGCCCGGCTTCCGGCTCTCGCTGCCGTTCTGGGGCTCCCGTGCCGAGCTCGCCGAGGTGGTCGCGCTGGCGCGGTCGGGGGCGATCCGCGTGGAGACTGAGGAGTTCCCGCTCTCCGCCGCGGCCGAGGCCTTCGGCCGGCTGCGCGCCGGCCGCGGGCGAGGCCGAGCCGTACTCGTCCCCGACGACGCCGCTTCCTGA